The Streptomyces sp. M92 nucleotide sequence GCCGAAGATGTTCACGCCGGAGGTGCAGGCGAGACAGAACCACATCAGCGCCACCCGGCCGGTACGCCAGGCCTCCATGGGGGAGTACTGCCTGACGGCCGGGGGATTCTTCTCCAGCGAACGCCGGGCCCGGGGGTCGGCCGGCGGGTTCAGCGGATCGACGGCCGCCGGCCACCAGTTCTTCGGCGGGTCCCGGAAGTAGAACCCGGCGACCGCCACCGTGGCGGCGAGGAAGACACCCGCGGACACGAGCACCCAACGGAAGTTGGAGGTGTCCATGTAGCCGTGGAAGATGAAGACGAACGGCACCGAGCCGTAGGCGAAACCGCCGTTGACGAAGCCGGTCTTCCCGCCCCTGCGCTCCGGGTACCACTTGCCGACCATGTTGACGCAGGTCGCGTACACCATGCCCGCGCCCATGCCGCTGAACACGCCGAACCCGATGAAGGCGAGCGTGACGTGCGGCGCGAACGCCAGCGACAGGTAGCCGAGCAGGGTGCCGACCGAACCCAGCATCATCGCCCAGCGCGCCGGCAGTCTGCCGCTCTCCCGCAGCCGCCCCGCCGGAAAGGCGACCGCGGCCTGGCAGAACACCCAGGCGGTCATCATCCAGTAGATGCTGCCGCTGGACCAGTGGTGGGCCTCGTGGAGCGTGTCCTCGGCGGACGCGAACGCGTACTCCGCGGAGGAGATGCCCATCATGCCGACCCACGGCAGGATCACCATCCACTTGCGCTTGCGCCCCATGATGTCGATGTCGGACTCGCCCACGCGGTAGACGCGCCCGTTCCTGTCGGTCACCTCCCGGTAGGCGGTGACCCGTGTGGCATCGGTGGTTGTCATGTCGTTTGCACCCCTAGCGTCGAAAGTTCTGGCCAGCGCCCCCTGTCCAATGCCTTTCGTGCGCGCGCGGGTCCCGGGCCGGCCGACGCGCACCCGTCGGCCGGTCCCTCGCTGCCTCAGCTCATGAACCGCCCCCCAGCAGCCCCGCGGCCCGTGCCCACCGGTACTTCGCGCCCAGCACGGCCACCGGCTTCTCCGTCGTGTACGGGTACGCCACGACCCCGCGCTCGAAGAGGTACTGGCACGCCTCCTCCACCTCCACGTCACCCGCGAGGGAGGCCACCACGGGTTTCTCGATCCCGCGCTCGCGGAACTCGGCCACCACGCGCGCGGTGAGTTCGGCGAACACCATGGGAGGCGTGACGATGGTGTGCCAGTAGCCGAGGACCAGCGCGTGGATGCGCGGGTCCTGAAGACCGAGCCGGATCGTCGCCTCGTACGTCGACGGCGGCTCGCCCCCGGTGATGTCCACCGGGTTGCCCGCCGCCCCGAACGGCGGGATGAACGCGCGGAACGCCGCGTCCAGGTCCGGCGGTATCTCCATCAGCGACAGCCCGTTGTCCGTCACCGCGTCGGAGAGCAGCACCCCGCTTCCGCCGGCCCCGGTGATGATCACCACGTTGTCGCCCTCCGGGGCGGGCAGCACCGGCAACGCGCGCGCGTACTCGAGCATTTCGTTGAGCCCGGGCGCCCGGATGACACCGGCCTGCCTGAGTACGTCGTCGTACACGGCGTCGTCCCCGGCGAGCGCCCCGGTGTGCGAGCCCGCGGCCCTGGCGCCCGCCGCCGTGCGCCCGGCCTTGAGCACCACGACCGGTTTCCTCGGCACGGTCGCCCGCGCGGCGTCCACGAAGGCGCGCCCGTCCTTGAGGTCCTCCAGGTGCATCGCGACGCACTCGGTGCGCGGGTCCTCGGCGAACCAGGTCAGCAGGTCGTCCTCGTCCAGGTCCGACTTGTTGCCCAGGCCGACGATCGCCGACACGCCGGTCCTCGTGGCCCGCGCGAAGCCCAGGATCGCCATCCCGATGCCGCCCGACTGCGAGGTCAGCGCGACGCCGCCCTTCACGTCGTACGGCGTGCAGAACGTGGCGCACAGGTCCTGCCAGGTGGAGTAGTAGCCGTAGATGTTCGGCCCCAGCAGGCGGATGCCGTGCCGCTCGGCGACCGCCATGATCTCCTCCTGGAGGGCGTGCTCACCGGTCTCCGCGAACCCGGAGGGGATCAGCACGGCGTTGGGTATCCTCTTCCGCCCCACCTCCTCCAGCGCCGCCGCCACGAACCGCGCGGGGATCGCGAAGACCGCCACATCCACCTCGCCGGGAACGTCGGTGACACTCTTGTACGCCTTGCGGCCCAAGATGTCATCGGCCTTGGGGTTCACCGGATGGATCTCGCCCGCGAAACCGCCGTCGACGAGGTTGCGCATCACCGAGTTGCCGATCTTGCCGATCTCGCCCGACGCACCGATCACCGCGACCGACGAGGGCTGCATCAGGCGGCGCATCGAGGTGAGGATCTCCTCGCGCGTGTACCGGCGCCGTTCCCTCGGCAGACCGGTCGCGAGGATCACCCGGGTGTCGGCGGCGACCGCACCCTCGGGAGTGGCGATCACGGGGTTCAGGTCCACCTCGGCGATCTCCGGGAAGTCGGCGACCAGCTCGGAGACCCGGCGGATCTGCTCCGCCACCGCCCACCGGTCCACGCCGGCCCGCCCGCGCACCCCGCGCAGCACCTCGGCCGCCCGGACCGAGTCGAGCATGGACAGCGCCTCGCCGGCGTCCACGGGGGCGAGCCGGAAGGTGACGTCCTTCAGCACCTCCACCAGCACTCCGCCGAGCCCGAACGCCACCACCTTCCCGAACGTCGGATCGGTGACCGCGCCGACGATGACCTCCACCCCCGGTGGCAGCAGCTCCTGGATCTGCACGCCCTCGATCCGCGCGGAGGCGTCGTACGCCCGCGCGTTGCCGACGATCCGGCGGAACGCGGCCCGCACGTCCGCCGCGCCCTCCACCCCGACGACCACCCCGCCGGCGTCGGACTTGTGCAGGATGTCCGGCGACACGATCTTCATCACCACCGGCCCGCCGAAGCGCGCCGCGCACGCCACCGCCTCGTCGACGTCCCGCGCCAGCTCCTCGCCCGGCACGGCGATCCCGTAGGCGTCGGCGAGCACCTTCCCCTCCGGCGCCGTCAGGGCGGTGCGTCCGTCGGCGCGCACGGAGTCCAGCAGCCGGCGCACCCGCTGCGCGCGGTCCTCGGCCATCACCTCAGACCACCCCGTTCGACTTGAGCAGGCGCAGCTCCTCGTCGCCGAGGCCCAGCTCGCCGACGTAGACCTCTTCGTTGTGCTCGCCGAGCAGCGGGGAACTGGTGACCTCCACCGGTGAGTCGGAGAGTTTGAGCGGACTGCCGACCGTCACGAACTCGCCCCGCTCGGGGTGCGGGACGGTGACGATCATCTCGTTGGCCGCCAGCGACCGGTCCTCGATGATCTCCTTGGTGGACAGGATCGGCCCGCACGGGATGTTGTGGGCGTTCAGCCGCTCCAGCACCTCCCACTTGGGAAGGGTGGACGACCACTCCTCGATCAGCTGGAACATCTTGTTCAGCTTCGGCAGCCGTGCCTGAGGAGTCGCCCACTCGGGGTCGTCGGCCAGCTCGGGCCGGCCGATCAGCTCGCTCAGCGGCCGCCAGCCGACCGGCTGGACGATGACGTACACGTAGTCGTTGGGGCCGCCCGGCGCGCACTTGACCGCCCAGCCGGGCTGCCCGCCGCCGGAGGCGTTGCCGGACCTGGGAACCTCCTCGCCGAAGTCCTCGTTGGGATATTCGGCGAGTGGACCATGGGTCAGGCGCTGCTGGTCGCGCAGCTTCACCCGGCAGAGGTTGAGCACCGCGTGCTGCATGGCCACGTTCACCCGCTGACCGCGTCCGGTGCGCTCCCGCTGGTACAGCGCGGCGAGGATGCCCGCCACGACGTGGACGCCCGTGCCCGAGTCCCCGATCTGGGCCCCCGTCGCCAGCGGCGGCCCGTCCTCGAAACCGGTGGTGGACATCGATCCGCCCATGGCCTGCGCGACGACCTCGTACGCCTTGAAGTCGGTGTACGGGCCCTCGCCGAACCCCTTGACGGAGGCGTAGACGATCCGTGGATTGATCTCCTTGACGCGGTCCCAGGTGAATCCCATCCGGTCGACCGCGCCCGGCCCGAAGTTCTCGACCATGACGTCCGAGCGCCGGATCAGCTCGGTGAGGATCTCCTTGCCGCGCTCGGTCTTGGTGTTGAGCGTGATGCTCCGCTTGTTGCAGTTGAGCATCGTGAAGTAGAGGGAGTCGACGTCCGGCAGATCCCGCAGCTGTTTGCGGGTGATGTCACCGGTCGGCGCCTCCAGCTTGACCACGTCCGCGCCGAGCCAGGCGAGCAGCTGGGTCGCCGAGGGGCCCGACTGCACATGCGTCATGTCCAGGACGCGGATGCCCTCAAGAGCCTTCGCTGGCGTTCCCGTCATGGGTTCCACCTCACTTGTACATCGTCTGGTTCATGGTTCCGGGGGCGTACGCGTCCGGGTCGACCCAGACGTTGATCAACGACGGCTTGCCGGACTCGCGGGCCCGGCGCAGCGCGGGTCCGATGTCGGCGGGGTCGCGGACCTCCTCACCGTGGCCGCCCAGCATCCGCGCGAACCGGTCGTACGGGACGTCGCCGAGGGTGTTGCCGACCCGCTCGCGGTCCTTGCCGTACTTCGCGGCCTGCCCGTAGCGGATCTGGTTCATGGAGGAGTTGTTGCCGACGATGCCGACGAAGGGGAGGCCGTAGCGGACGAGGGTCTCGAAGTCCCAGCCGGTGAGCGAGAAGGCGCCGTCGCCGAAGAGGGCGACGACCTCCTTGTCGGGCCGGGCCTGCTTGGCCGCCAGCACGAAGGGGACGCCGACCCCGAGCGTGCCCAGCGGACCCGGGTCCATCCAGTGGCCCGGTGACTTGGGCTGCACGACCTGCCCGGAGAAGGTGACGATGTCGCCGCCGTCGCCGATGTAGACCGAGTCCTCGGTGAGGAAGTCGTTGATCTCACTGACCAGCCGGTACGGGTGGATGGGGGAGGCGTCCGACCTGAGCTGCGGCAGCCGCTTGTCCAGGGCGGTCCGCTCGGCCGCGCGCAGTTCGTCCAGCCACTCCTTGCGCTTCGACGCGCCGCCGTTGATCCGTCCCGACGCCGCATCGGTCACCGACTTGAGCACGAGACCTGCGTCGCCGACGATGCCGAGGTCGATGTCGCGGTTCTTGCCGACGGTGCGGTAGTCGAGGTCGATCTGCACCACGGTCGCGTCGGGGGAGAGTCGCTTGCCGTAGCCCATGCGGAAGTCGAAGGGTGTTCCGACGATGACGATGACGTCGGCATTGGAGAAGGCGTACCGGCGCGAGAGCTGGAAGTGGTGCGGGTCGCCGGGCGGCAGGGTGCCGCGTCCGGCGCCGTTCATGTACGCCGGGACGTTCAGCGTGCGGACGAGTCCGACGGCGGCCTCCGTGGCGCGCGTCGTCCACACCTGGCTGCCGAGCAGGATGGCCGGCTTCTCGGCGTGGACCAGCAGATCGGCCAGCCGCTCGACGGCGTCGGGGTCGCCCGGGGAGCGGGTCGAGGCTCGGTAGGCCCCGGCTTTCGGCACCCGGGCCCGGTCCGTCGCCACCTTGGCGTCCAGCACGTCGCGCGGGATCTCCAGGAAGGAGGGGCCGGGCGCGCCGTGGTAGCACTCGCGGAACGCCATCGACACCATGTCCGCCGCCCGCGCGGTGTCCGGTACGGTCGCCGCGAACTTGGTGATCGGCGTCATCATGTCGACGTGCGGCAGGT carries:
- a CDS encoding OFA family MFS transporter, producing MTTTDATRVTAYREVTDRNGRVYRVGESDIDIMGRKRKWMVILPWVGMMGISSAEYAFASAEDTLHEAHHWSSGSIYWMMTAWVFCQAAVAFPAGRLRESGRLPARWAMMLGSVGTLLGYLSLAFAPHVTLAFIGFGVFSGMGAGMVYATCVNMVGKWYPERRGGKTGFVNGGFAYGSVPFVFIFHGYMDTSNFRWVLVSAGVFLAATVAVAGFYFRDPPKNWWPAAVDPLNPPADPRARRSLEKNPPAVRQYSPMEAWRTGRVALMWFCLACTSGVNIFGIAFQVDIGEDAGFAAGIVATAMSLKAIVNGTGRGVIGWLSDLYGRKQCLLYVCAILGLAQFGIIWSAEIKNLPLFLVFSAVSGFGGGAIFPMFAALTADYFGENNNATNYGMVYSSKLVSGLGAGTGSVVVGAWGYNGAFTLAGCISIFAGFMALFLRPPGRPRTKRVTPNPRPLGEG
- a CDS encoding acetate--CoA ligase family protein, which encodes MAEDRAQRVRRLLDSVRADGRTALTAPEGKVLADAYGIAVPGEELARDVDEAVACAARFGGPVVMKIVSPDILHKSDAGGVVVGVEGAADVRAAFRRIVGNARAYDASARIEGVQIQELLPPGVEVIVGAVTDPTFGKVVAFGLGGVLVEVLKDVTFRLAPVDAGEALSMLDSVRAAEVLRGVRGRAGVDRWAVAEQIRRVSELVADFPEIAEVDLNPVIATPEGAVAADTRVILATGLPRERRRYTREEILTSMRRLMQPSSVAVIGASGEIGKIGNSVMRNLVDGGFAGEIHPVNPKADDILGRKAYKSVTDVPGEVDVAVFAIPARFVAAALEEVGRKRIPNAVLIPSGFAETGEHALQEEIMAVAERHGIRLLGPNIYGYYSTWQDLCATFCTPYDVKGGVALTSQSGGIGMAILGFARATRTGVSAIVGLGNKSDLDEDDLLTWFAEDPRTECVAMHLEDLKDGRAFVDAARATVPRKPVVVLKAGRTAAGARAAGSHTGALAGDDAVYDDVLRQAGVIRAPGLNEMLEYARALPVLPAPEGDNVVIITGAGGSGVLLSDAVTDNGLSLMEIPPDLDAAFRAFIPPFGAAGNPVDITGGEPPSTYEATIRLGLQDPRIHALVLGYWHTIVTPPMVFAELTARVVAEFRERGIEKPVVASLAGDVEVEEACQYLFERGVVAYPYTTEKPVAVLGAKYRWARAAGLLGGGS
- the frc gene encoding formyl-CoA transferase, whose amino-acid sequence is MTGTPAKALEGIRVLDMTHVQSGPSATQLLAWLGADVVKLEAPTGDITRKQLRDLPDVDSLYFTMLNCNKRSITLNTKTERGKEILTELIRRSDVMVENFGPGAVDRMGFTWDRVKEINPRIVYASVKGFGEGPYTDFKAYEVVAQAMGGSMSTTGFEDGPPLATGAQIGDSGTGVHVVAGILAALYQRERTGRGQRVNVAMQHAVLNLCRVKLRDQQRLTHGPLAEYPNEDFGEEVPRSGNASGGGQPGWAVKCAPGGPNDYVYVIVQPVGWRPLSELIGRPELADDPEWATPQARLPKLNKMFQLIEEWSSTLPKWEVLERLNAHNIPCGPILSTKEIIEDRSLAANEMIVTVPHPERGEFVTVGSPLKLSDSPVEVTSSPLLGEHNEEVYVGELGLGDEELRLLKSNGVV
- a CDS encoding thiamine pyrophosphate-binding protein, translating into MPDDTQDVISGGHLVAKALKAEGVDRIYTLCGGHIIDIYDGCVDEGIEVVDVRHEQVAAHAADGYARVTGKPGCAVVTAGPGTTDAVTGVANAFRAESPMLLIGGQGAHTQHKMGSLQDLPHVDMMTPITKFAATVPDTARAADMVSMAFRECYHGAPGPSFLEIPRDVLDAKVATDRARVPKAGAYRASTRSPGDPDAVERLADLLVHAEKPAILLGSQVWTTRATEAAVGLVRTLNVPAYMNGAGRGTLPPGDPHHFQLSRRYAFSNADVIVIVGTPFDFRMGYGKRLSPDATVVQIDLDYRTVGKNRDIDLGIVGDAGLVLKSVTDAASGRINGGASKRKEWLDELRAAERTALDKRLPQLRSDASPIHPYRLVSEINDFLTEDSVYIGDGGDIVTFSGQVVQPKSPGHWMDPGPLGTLGVGVPFVLAAKQARPDKEVVALFGDGAFSLTGWDFETLVRYGLPFVGIVGNNSSMNQIRYGQAAKYGKDRERVGNTLGDVPYDRFARMLGGHGEEVRDPADIGPALRRARESGKPSLINVWVDPDAYAPGTMNQTMYK